In Sedimenticola thiotaurini, the following proteins share a genomic window:
- the pilQ gene encoding type IV pilus secretin PilQ: MRGSMNPLRMFWAVFLLFATFLTSVQAAENTLKELTFSALPGDDVVITLRADGPIEKPQMFTTDNPARIALDFFGMSNGLDKKTQAIGIGMARSVTAIEAGDRTRVVVNLIEATGHDVAVNGNQLEITIKGGAAVASSSASGGSMASTVARATGGGEGSTDSLRNVDFRRGDGGEGQVILTLGNPAAAVDLREEGGRVVLDILDTSLPENLMRKFDVGDFATPVKQFEVTSQGDNVHIEITTKGEYEHLAYQANDLFTVEFRALTKEEREEIQRRKETFTGERLSLNFQDIEVRAVLQLLADFTGLNLVTSDTVTGNITLRLKNVPWDQALSIIMKTRGLSMRQNGNVLLIAPTEEIAAREKLELESQRQIEELAPLFSEYIQLNYAKAEDIQKLLKAEGNQLLTPERGNVTYDERTNTLLVRDTAAKLDDIRRLINRLDIAVRQVLIESRVVIANDDFARDIGVRFGLSTQLKQDGNFLAINGTEEGYIGNTAGLHEGSLESPAGDGMEGLLVNLPQTLSTDRGGALNFIAGKIGSYLLQLELSAMQQEGKGEIVSSPRVVTSDQSTAVIKQGVEIPYQEASSSGATSVSFKEAVLKLEVTPHITPDDRVIMDLSINKDNADFTRSILGVPPLDTRSIETSVLVENGETVVLGGVFEREETVGSERIPFFGDLPYVGFMFKQELRTDNNKELLIFVTPKILKDTLSAAR, encoded by the coding sequence ATGCGCGGTTCAATGAATCCCCTGCGGATGTTCTGGGCTGTTTTTCTCCTGTTCGCCACCTTCTTAACTTCCGTTCAGGCGGCTGAAAATACGTTGAAGGAACTGACCTTCTCCGCATTGCCGGGTGATGATGTTGTCATCACCCTCCGGGCGGATGGGCCCATTGAGAAGCCGCAGATGTTTACTACTGATAACCCAGCGCGCATCGCGTTGGATTTTTTCGGTATGTCGAATGGTCTGGATAAAAAGACCCAGGCGATCGGAATCGGTATGGCGCGCAGTGTGACCGCCATCGAAGCTGGGGATCGTACCCGGGTGGTAGTCAATCTGATAGAGGCTACTGGTCACGATGTGGCGGTTAATGGAAATCAGCTTGAAATCACCATAAAAGGTGGCGCTGCTGTTGCGTCGAGCAGCGCTTCCGGTGGATCCATGGCCAGTACTGTAGCCAGGGCCACCGGTGGTGGCGAAGGGTCTACAGACAGTCTACGTAATGTGGATTTTCGGCGGGGTGATGGCGGTGAAGGACAGGTGATTCTGACCTTGGGTAATCCGGCAGCGGCAGTGGACCTGCGTGAGGAAGGTGGGCGAGTGGTACTGGATATTCTGGATACCTCGTTGCCGGAAAACCTGATGCGTAAGTTCGATGTGGGCGATTTTGCCACTCCGGTAAAGCAGTTCGAAGTTACCAGCCAGGGTGACAACGTCCATATTGAGATAACCACCAAGGGTGAGTATGAACATCTTGCCTACCAGGCAAACGACCTCTTTACGGTGGAGTTCCGTGCTCTGACTAAAGAGGAAAGAGAGGAGATACAGCGTCGCAAGGAGACTTTCACCGGTGAGCGCTTGTCACTTAATTTCCAGGATATTGAGGTGCGTGCCGTGTTGCAGTTGCTGGCGGACTTTACCGGTCTGAACCTGGTGACGTCAGACACGGTGACTGGCAACATTACACTGCGGCTGAAGAATGTCCCTTGGGATCAGGCGCTGAGCATTATCATGAAGACCCGTGGTCTCTCAATGCGTCAGAATGGCAATGTGTTGCTGATTGCGCCGACCGAGGAGATCGCAGCCCGGGAGAAGCTGGAACTGGAGTCCCAGCGGCAGATCGAGGAGCTGGCACCGCTGTTTTCAGAATATATTCAGCTCAATTACGCTAAGGCGGAAGATATTCAGAAACTGCTGAAAGCGGAAGGCAACCAGCTGCTGACGCCGGAACGGGGTAATGTCACCTATGATGAGCGGACCAACACCCTGCTGGTGCGTGATACAGCGGCCAAGCTGGATGATATCCGTCGACTGATCAACCGACTGGATATTGCAGTACGACAGGTGCTGATCGAGTCCAGGGTTGTTATTGCCAATGATGACTTTGCCCGGGATATCGGTGTTCGCTTCGGCCTCAGTACTCAATTGAAGCAGGATGGTAATTTCCTTGCTATCAACGGTACAGAAGAGGGCTATATCGGCAATACTGCCGGGCTACACGAAGGCTCTCTGGAGTCTCCTGCCGGAGATGGCATGGAGGGGCTGTTAGTAAATCTGCCCCAGACGTTGAGCACCGATCGAGGTGGCGCCTTGAACTTCATCGCCGGCAAGATTGGTTCTTACTTGCTACAGCTGGAACTGTCGGCCATGCAGCAGGAGGGCAAGGGTGAGATTGTATCCAGTCCTCGGGTAGTGACCTCGGATCAGAGTACCGCCGTGATCAAGCAGGGTGTGGAGATCCCCTACCAGGAGGCCAGCTCCAGTGGTGCTACTTCCGTGTCCTTTAAAGAGGCGGTCCTGAAGCTGGAAGTAACGCCCCACATCACTCCGGATGACCGGGTGATCATGGATCTGAGTATCAACAAGGATAATGCCGACTTCACTCGCTCGATACTGGGTGTGCCGCCGTTAGATACCCGCTCCATTGAGACCTCTGTATTAGTGGAAAATGGTGAGACCGTGGTGCTGGGTGGCGTATTCGAGCGCGAGGAGACGGTGGGTAGTGAGCGCATACCGTTCTTCGGAGATCTACCCTATGTCGGCTTCATGTTTAAGCAGGAGTTACGCACAGACAACAACAAGGAGTTGTTGATTTTCGTAACCCCGAAAATCCTCAAGGATACGCTCTCCGCCGCCCGTTGA
- a CDS encoding citrate synthase, protein MSDKKVTLTNTADGTSVDLPVYKGTEGPEVADISTLYKHTGMFTYDPGFVATASCRSAITYIDGDKGILRYRGYPIEQLAKEASFIEVAYLLIYGELPTAVELTKFESTIRHHTMIKETLKNFFDGFQYDAHPMGIMVGVVGSLSAFYHDSLDINNPRHREISAHRLIAKMPTIAAASYKHNVGEPIVYPRNDLDYCENFLHMMFSNPCEEYTPDPVAVKAINTLFILHADHEQNASTSTVRLSGSSQANPFACIAAGIASLWGPSHGGANEAVLDMLNEIGDVSQIDKYIAKAKDKDDPFRLMGFGHRVYKNFDPRATLIREVCHEVLENMKDNDNPLFELALELEKVALEDEYFVERKLYPNVDFYSGIIYQALGIPTSMFTVMFAVARTVGWVAHWLEMMNDPEFRIGRPRQLYTGAPMRDYVPVAKR, encoded by the coding sequence ATGTCAGATAAAAAAGTAACCTTAACCAACACTGCGGATGGAACCTCTGTAGATCTACCCGTGTATAAGGGCACTGAAGGGCCGGAAGTCGCAGATATCTCGACCCTTTACAAGCACACCGGGATGTTTACCTACGATCCCGGGTTTGTCGCCACGGCTAGTTGCCGGAGTGCCATCACCTATATCGATGGTGATAAGGGTATCCTTCGTTATCGTGGTTATCCCATTGAGCAGCTGGCCAAAGAGGCGAGTTTTATCGAAGTTGCTTATTTGCTGATTTATGGTGAATTGCCGACAGCTGTCGAGTTGACGAAATTCGAGAGCACTATCCGTCATCACACCATGATCAAGGAGACCCTGAAGAATTTCTTCGATGGTTTCCAGTACGATGCCCATCCCATGGGTATTATGGTTGGCGTAGTCGGCTCTCTGTCAGCTTTCTATCACGATTCCCTGGATATCAATAATCCACGGCATCGGGAAATTTCCGCCCACCGCCTGATTGCAAAAATGCCGACCATTGCGGCAGCCAGCTACAAGCATAATGTTGGCGAGCCCATTGTCTATCCGCGTAACGATCTCGATTATTGTGAAAACTTCCTGCACATGATGTTCAGTAATCCGTGTGAGGAGTATACCCCTGACCCAGTTGCGGTGAAGGCGATCAATACGCTGTTCATCCTGCATGCTGATCACGAGCAGAACGCCAGTACTTCCACCGTGCGTCTGTCCGGTAGTTCCCAGGCCAACCCGTTCGCCTGTATTGCTGCCGGTATTGCGTCCCTCTGGGGGCCTTCACACGGCGGTGCCAATGAAGCCGTGCTGGATATGCTGAACGAGATCGGCGACGTTTCCCAGATCGACAAATACATCGCCAAGGCCAAGGATAAGGATGATCCATTCCGTCTGATGGGCTTTGGTCATCGTGTCTACAAGAACTTTGATCCGCGCGCTACGCTGATCCGCGAAGTGTGTCATGAAGTGCTTGAGAACATGAAGGATAATGACAATCCTCTGTTCGAGCTGGCGCTGGAGCTTGAAAAAGTGGCGTTGGAGGATGAGTATTTCGTTGAGCGCAAGCTGTATCCGAATGTCGATTTCTACTCCGGTATCATCTATCAGGCATTGGGGATTCCCACCAGCATGTTCACGGTGATGTTTGCCGTGGCCAGGACGGTTGGCTGGGTTGCCCACTGGCTGGAAATGATGAACGATCCGGAGTTCCGGATTGGTCGTCCACGACAGCTCTACACCGGTGCGCCCATGCGTGATTATGTGCCGGTAGCCAAACGTTAA
- the aroK gene encoding shikimate kinase AroK, producing the protein MNQPNNIFLIGPMGAGKSTIGRQVASLLGLEFDDTDHEIQRRTGVDIPTIFDYEGEEGFRRRESAVIDELTQRGSLVLATGGGSILNSENRRNLSSRGFVVYLYCSPEQQYERTLRDRNRPLLQTADPLGTLQALMAERDPLYRETADIVITSEKRSASAVANEIVKKLRSD; encoded by the coding sequence ATGAATCAACCTAACAACATTTTTCTGATCGGGCCCATGGGGGCAGGAAAAAGCACTATTGGGCGCCAGGTCGCATCGTTGCTGGGTCTTGAATTTGATGACACGGATCATGAGATACAGCGTCGAACCGGTGTTGATATCCCAACTATCTTTGACTACGAGGGCGAAGAGGGATTCCGTCGGCGGGAGAGTGCCGTCATTGATGAGCTGACCCAGCGTGGCAGTCTGGTATTGGCAACCGGAGGAGGGTCTATCCTGAATTCGGAAAATCGGCGCAACCTGAGTAGCCGCGGTTTCGTCGTCTATCTTTACTGTAGCCCTGAGCAGCAGTATGAGCGTACATTACGGGATCGTAACCGACCACTGCTGCAGACCGCGGATCCATTAGGTACCCTACAGGCTTTGATGGCAGAACGGGACCCGTTATACCGGGAGACGGCCGATATCGTCATTACTTCAGAGAAGCGCAGTGCATCGGCCGTGGCCAATGAAATTGTCAAAAAACTCAGATCCGATTGA
- a CDS encoding PilN domain-containing protein — MSVLLALILTGAAAGGVHFFIEDMISHQEARNSYLGQEIAIVDKKIKEIKDLEKQKAQLIARMNVIQSLQGSRPQIVHLFDELVSTIPDGTYLTKLEQKGNGVTMDGVAESNARVSAYMRNIDASEWMGDPSLKVIESTDNSKGTFTLMAKQIDPNKDKEGQE; from the coding sequence ATGTCGGTGCTGCTTGCACTGATTCTGACCGGTGCTGCCGCTGGTGGTGTGCATTTTTTCATCGAAGATATGATCAGTCATCAGGAGGCTCGCAACAGCTATCTGGGACAAGAGATCGCGATTGTTGATAAGAAGATCAAAGAGATTAAAGATCTGGAGAAGCAGAAGGCCCAACTGATTGCCCGTATGAACGTCATTCAGTCACTGCAGGGCAGTCGGCCGCAGATTGTCCATCTGTTTGATGAGCTGGTATCGACCATCCCGGATGGTACTTACCTCACCAAGCTTGAGCAGAAAGGTAATGGGGTGACCATGGATGGGGTGGCTGAATCCAATGCCCGGGTCTCCGCCTACATGCGTAACATCGATGCATCCGAGTGGATGGGAGATCCATCGCTAAAGGTGATCGAGAGCACCGATAACTCGAAGGGTACGTTCACTTTGATGGCGAAACAGATTGATCCCAACAAGGACAAGGAGGGTCAGGAATGA
- a CDS encoding pilus assembly protein PilM: MVPFFGSKKQAMLGLDISSTAVKLLELSKSSGRSGARYRVEAYAVEPLPANAVVEKNIADVDAVGQAIHNVVRRSGSKARQAAVAVSGSAVITKIITMPASLSDSEMESQIQLEADQYIPYPLEEVNLDFEILGSSEKNPEMMDVLLAASRSENVDDRVAALEIAGLTASVVDVEAYAMENAFTQIADQLPDGGDDQTVAIADIGATTTTLNVLRNGKIIYTREQNFGGRQLTEEIQRRYGLSHEEAGMAKRQGGLPDNYVPEVLEPFKEAMGQQVSRSLQFFFSSSAYNSVDYIVLAGGSSSIPGVDELIEEKIGTPTIVANPFANMSVSSNVKPQGLSNDAPSLMIACGLALRSFD; this comes from the coding sequence ATGGTCCCTTTTTTCGGATCCAAGAAGCAGGCAATGCTTGGGCTGGATATCAGTTCGACGGCAGTAAAATTGCTTGAATTGAGTAAGTCCTCAGGTAGATCGGGTGCACGGTACCGTGTGGAGGCCTACGCTGTAGAGCCCTTGCCGGCCAATGCGGTGGTCGAGAAAAATATCGCCGATGTGGATGCTGTCGGGCAAGCGATCCACAATGTGGTTAGGCGCTCCGGCAGTAAGGCGCGCCAGGCGGCTGTGGCGGTATCCGGTTCCGCAGTGATCACCAAGATCATCACTATGCCGGCCTCACTCTCCGATTCGGAGATGGAGAGCCAGATTCAACTTGAGGCCGATCAGTACATCCCCTATCCACTTGAGGAGGTGAATCTCGATTTTGAGATACTCGGCTCATCGGAAAAGAATCCGGAAATGATGGATGTGTTGCTGGCGGCCTCCCGAAGTGAAAATGTTGATGATCGGGTGGCTGCACTAGAGATTGCCGGGCTGACAGCAAGTGTAGTGGATGTGGAAGCCTACGCCATGGAGAACGCCTTTACCCAGATCGCGGATCAACTGCCGGATGGCGGCGATGATCAGACAGTAGCAATTGCGGACATAGGTGCCACGACCACTACCCTGAATGTTCTGCGCAATGGCAAGATTATCTATACAAGGGAACAGAATTTTGGCGGTCGTCAGTTAACCGAGGAGATTCAACGCCGGTATGGGCTTTCCCACGAAGAGGCTGGGATGGCCAAGCGGCAAGGCGGACTTCCGGATAATTATGTGCCCGAGGTGTTGGAGCCTTTTAAAGAGGCTATGGGGCAACAGGTCAGCCGCTCATTGCAGTTCTTCTTCTCTTCAAGTGCCTACAACAGTGTTGACTATATCGTCCTCGCAGGCGGTAGTTCATCGATACCGGGAGTGGATGAATTGATAGAGGAGAAGATCGGTACTCCGACAATTGTTGCCAATCCCTTTGCAAACATGTCTGTTTCATCCAACGTTAAGCCCCAGGGTTTAAGTAACGATGCGCCATCGCTGATGATTGCTTGCGGACTCGCATTAAGGAGTTTCGACTGA
- a CDS encoding penicillin-binding protein 1A translates to MKLIRLFLWLGLLGSVAGAITVASLYYYLEPTLPSIENLKSVKFQVPLRVYSHDNKLIAEFGEMRRIPLEYDAIPEPMIQAFLAAEDDRFFEHPGVDYRGLMRAAYQLLLTGERRQGGSTITMQVARNFFLSSEKTFTRKFSEIFLSLRIEHELTKHEILELYLNKIYMGNRAYGVGAAAMVYYGKSVDQLTLPQVAMIAGLPKAPSRYNPLADPERALERRDYVLGRMAKLGFITDQEREEAKATPVTASLHTAQTEADAPYIAEMVRAEMFERYGNEAYTTGFNVYTTIDSHLQSAAKRAVRNNLQAYDLRHGYRGAEQHFDLSGDETTDELDALLRDHRIVGDLMPAIVTGIDEKSATLYLGEGRYETLPWEGLSWARRFVNENRVGAKPKKTDEIITPGDLVRVLTTETDSGPGLRLAQIPAAESAFVSLNPDNGAIQTLVGGYDFYHSKFNRVTQALRQPGSGFKPIIYSAALEAGFTAASLINDAPVVFDDPSLEGAWRPENYSGKFFGPTRLRYALTKSRNLVSIRLLRSMGIEHALEHAGKFGFNPDDLPHNLSLALGSAAVTPLQMAAAYAILANGGYKVEPYFIERIERDNGELLFQATPATVCEACEESESTELPIAPRVISPQNHYLMNSMMRDVITRGTGIKARSLGRRDLAGKTGTTNDQRDAWFDGFNRSLVAITWVGFDSAKPLGRGEVGGRAALPAWIEFMQTALKDIPEQPLKVPTGMVTVRIDPRTGMRASVDQKDAIFEVFRSENAPKELPRDNRTNPGPGAPSKDAANEEQIF, encoded by the coding sequence ATGAAACTAATCAGGCTCTTCCTTTGGCTCGGCCTACTGGGATCCGTCGCCGGCGCTATCACCGTAGCGTCACTCTACTATTACCTGGAGCCGACTCTCCCTTCCATTGAGAACCTGAAGAGTGTCAAATTCCAGGTTCCACTGCGCGTCTACTCCCACGACAACAAGCTAATCGCCGAGTTTGGCGAAATGCGCCGCATTCCCCTGGAGTATGATGCCATACCAGAGCCCATGATTCAGGCATTTTTAGCCGCCGAGGATGATCGCTTTTTTGAGCACCCGGGTGTGGATTACCGAGGCCTCATGCGGGCCGCCTATCAATTGCTGCTCACGGGGGAACGCCGTCAGGGCGGCAGTACGATCACCATGCAGGTGGCACGAAACTTCTTTCTTTCCAGCGAAAAGACCTTTACGCGCAAGTTCAGCGAGATATTCCTCTCACTCAGGATCGAGCATGAACTGACTAAACACGAGATTCTGGAACTCTATCTGAATAAGATCTATATGGGCAACCGGGCCTACGGGGTCGGCGCTGCCGCCATGGTCTACTACGGCAAATCGGTTGATCAGCTGACACTGCCCCAGGTGGCGATGATCGCCGGTCTGCCCAAAGCACCCTCCCGGTATAATCCATTGGCAGACCCCGAGCGGGCGCTGGAGCGACGCGACTATGTGCTTGGTCGGATGGCCAAACTCGGCTTCATCACCGATCAGGAGAGGGAAGAGGCCAAGGCAACCCCGGTGACCGCTTCCCTGCATACTGCCCAGACCGAAGCCGATGCCCCCTATATCGCCGAGATGGTCCGGGCGGAAATGTTTGAGCGTTATGGCAACGAAGCCTATACCACCGGCTTTAATGTCTACACGACGATTGACAGCCATTTGCAATCGGCTGCCAAACGGGCCGTCAGGAATAACTTGCAGGCGTACGATCTTCGGCACGGCTATCGGGGCGCCGAACAACACTTCGATCTTTCCGGAGACGAGACAACCGATGAGTTGGATGCACTGCTCCGGGATCACCGTATTGTGGGCGATCTGATGCCTGCTATCGTCACCGGTATCGACGAGAAGAGCGCCACGCTCTATCTTGGCGAAGGACGTTATGAAACCCTTCCCTGGGAAGGCTTGTCCTGGGCCAGACGGTTCGTAAACGAAAACCGGGTAGGCGCAAAACCCAAGAAGACCGATGAAATCATCACACCGGGGGACTTGGTGCGGGTATTGACAACGGAAACTGACAGTGGGCCCGGTTTACGGCTAGCCCAGATACCGGCTGCTGAAAGCGCCTTTGTGTCGCTGAATCCAGATAATGGTGCCATTCAGACGCTGGTCGGGGGTTACGATTTTTACCACAGTAAATTCAACCGGGTCACACAGGCGCTGCGCCAGCCCGGCTCTGGCTTCAAACCCATCATCTACTCGGCCGCCCTGGAGGCGGGCTTCACCGCTGCCAGCCTGATTAACGACGCGCCGGTAGTGTTTGACGACCCCAGCCTGGAGGGCGCCTGGCGACCGGAGAACTACAGCGGCAAGTTCTTTGGCCCCACCCGGCTGCGGTATGCACTAACCAAATCACGTAACCTGGTCTCCATCCGCCTGTTACGCTCCATGGGTATTGAACACGCCCTGGAGCACGCCGGAAAATTCGGCTTCAACCCGGACGACCTACCCCACAATCTTTCGCTGGCACTGGGCAGCGCCGCCGTCACCCCTCTGCAGATGGCCGCGGCCTACGCCATTCTGGCCAATGGTGGCTACAAAGTGGAGCCTTACTTTATTGAACGTATTGAGAGAGATAACGGGGAACTGCTGTTTCAGGCCACTCCGGCCACTGTTTGTGAAGCATGTGAAGAGTCCGAGTCAACTGAACTACCAATTGCACCAAGGGTTATCTCGCCACAAAATCACTATTTGATGAACTCGATGATGCGCGACGTTATTACCCGCGGTACCGGAATCAAGGCCCGCTCGCTGGGCCGCAGGGATCTGGCAGGCAAAACCGGCACCACCAATGACCAACGTGACGCCTGGTTTGATGGTTTTAACCGCTCCCTGGTCGCCATTACCTGGGTCGGGTTCGATTCAGCCAAACCGCTCGGTCGGGGCGAAGTGGGAGGACGTGCTGCGTTACCTGCCTGGATCGAATTCATGCAAACCGCCCTGAAGGACATCCCGGAACAACCACTAAAAGTGCCCACCGGCATGGTCACGGTACGCATCGATCCGCGCACAGGCATGCGCGCCAGCGTTGACCAAAAAGACGCTATCTTTGAGGTGTTCCGCAGCGAAAACGCCCCCAAGGAACTCCCCAGGGACAACAGAACCAATCCCGGCCCAGGCGCACCTTCCAAGGATGCTGCCAATGAGGAGCAGATTTTTTAA
- a CDS encoding pilus assembly protein PilP, whose amino-acid sequence MLYKKIIRLIVPLMSVLLLSACADRSMHDLKSYVDEVKSRKAGHIEPLPEIKPIETFTYISDGRRSPFESQDQGEETMGQVASNGLQPDFNRPKEELESYPLDSLRMVGLLEQMGVTWALIQTQEKTIHRVKTGNYLGSNYGQITQITENQVDLTEIIPDGQGGYRERQASLALAGE is encoded by the coding sequence ATGCTGTATAAAAAGATCATTCGTCTGATCGTACCGCTGATGTCGGTATTGTTGTTGTCCGCCTGTGCAGATCGAAGTATGCATGATCTGAAAAGCTACGTGGATGAGGTTAAGTCGAGAAAGGCTGGGCATATCGAGCCGTTGCCTGAGATTAAACCCATAGAAACCTTCACCTATATTAGTGATGGGCGGCGTAGCCCGTTTGAATCCCAGGATCAGGGTGAGGAGACGATGGGGCAGGTGGCCTCAAATGGTCTGCAGCCCGATTTTAACCGTCCCAAGGAGGAGTTGGAGAGTTATCCACTTGATTCGCTGCGGATGGTTGGGCTGCTTGAGCAGATGGGTGTCACCTGGGCGTTGATACAGACACAAGAGAAGACGATTCACCGGGTAAAAACGGGCAATTATCTCGGTTCCAACTATGGACAGATTACCCAGATTACTGAGAACCAGGTGGACTTGACGGAGATTATTCCGGACGGTCAGGGCGGCTACCGCGAGCGGCAGGCCTCGCTGGCATTGGCAGGAGAATAA
- the aroB gene encoding 3-dehydroquinate synthase, producing MNNPTSILKVDLAERSYPIYIGSDLVGDSAIYRPHIHGQQVLVVSNSTVAPLYLDKVKSALQDYQVETVILPDGEQYKTLEVWQQIIDSLLENRFDRHCTVVGLGGGVVGDMAGFAAACYQRGVYFIQVPTTLLAQVDSSVGGKTGVNHPLGKNMIGAFYQPQCVIADIQTLSTLDDRQLSAGLAEVIKYGLIGDPEFFVWLEKNMDGLMARDRELLAYAIERSCQDKADVVAADEREAGNRALLNLGHTFGHAIENGMGYGEWLHGEAVGAGICMAADLSRRLGWISEADQARVEALVARAGLPILPPEEIGAEQFLQIMSVDKKVLARKIRLVLMQRLGYATVTDDFDANLLQVTLNEYGRASG from the coding sequence ATGAATAATCCAACCAGTATCCTGAAAGTAGATCTTGCAGAGCGATCATACCCTATCTACATTGGTTCAGATCTCGTTGGAGATAGCGCCATATATCGTCCCCATATCCATGGGCAGCAAGTGCTGGTGGTCAGCAACTCCACGGTAGCTCCACTCTATCTGGACAAGGTTAAATCAGCGCTCCAGGATTATCAGGTTGAGACCGTCATACTGCCCGATGGTGAGCAGTATAAAACGCTGGAAGTGTGGCAGCAGATCATTGATTCGCTACTGGAAAATCGCTTCGACCGACACTGCACGGTGGTTGGTCTTGGTGGGGGCGTAGTGGGTGATATGGCTGGATTTGCAGCCGCCTGTTATCAGCGTGGCGTCTATTTTATACAGGTGCCTACTACCCTTCTGGCTCAAGTGGATTCGTCAGTGGGAGGAAAAACTGGCGTTAACCATCCGTTGGGTAAAAATATGATCGGCGCCTTTTATCAGCCCCAGTGCGTTATTGCTGATATTCAGACCCTGTCGACCCTGGATGACCGACAACTCTCCGCCGGGCTGGCAGAGGTGATCAAGTACGGTTTGATCGGCGACCCGGAGTTTTTCGTCTGGTTGGAAAAAAATATGGATGGGCTGATGGCCCGTGACCGGGAACTACTTGCCTATGCCATTGAACGATCCTGTCAGGACAAGGCAGACGTAGTTGCGGCTGATGAGCGGGAGGCGGGTAATCGCGCCCTGCTCAACCTGGGACACACCTTTGGGCATGCCATCGAAAACGGTATGGGATATGGTGAATGGCTACACGGTGAGGCGGTCGGCGCAGGCATCTGTATGGCGGCCGATCTGTCCCGCCGACTGGGTTGGATTAGTGAGGCGGATCAAGCACGGGTCGAGGCTCTGGTCGCCCGGGCTGGCCTTCCTATCCTCCCACCAGAGGAGATAGGTGCTGAACAGTTTCTTCAGATCATGTCGGTGGATAAAAAAGTGCTGGCCCGGAAAATACGCCTGGTTCTGATGCAGCGGTTGGGCTATGCGACAGTCACTGACGATTTTGATGCGAATCTATTGCAGGTAACTCTGAATGAGTATGGAAGAGCTTCCGGCTGA
- a CDS encoding type 4a pilus biogenesis protein PilO, with the protein MNLQELNELDLNNIGNWPTPVKGLVILLLCVAVAVGWYYFNTEDQLLNLETAEKKELALRTEFESKQAKAVNLEKYKKQLEEMKQSFGAMLRQLPNKTEVADLLVDVSQTGLASGLEFELFEPQEEVPREFYAELPIQLRVFGDYHELGNFISGLAALPRIVTIHDVSVTPREDGELEMSATAKTYRYLEEEAN; encoded by the coding sequence ATGAACCTTCAAGAGTTGAACGAGCTTGACCTAAATAATATCGGGAACTGGCCGACACCAGTAAAGGGATTGGTGATCCTGCTGCTCTGCGTTGCGGTTGCTGTTGGTTGGTACTATTTCAATACGGAAGATCAGCTGCTCAATCTGGAGACGGCAGAGAAGAAGGAGCTGGCGCTGCGGACAGAGTTTGAAAGCAAACAGGCCAAAGCGGTAAACCTTGAGAAGTACAAAAAGCAGCTGGAGGAGATGAAACAGTCCTTTGGCGCCATGCTGCGGCAGTTGCCGAACAAGACCGAAGTTGCTGACCTGTTGGTCGATGTGTCGCAAACCGGTTTGGCTTCCGGGTTGGAATTTGAACTGTTTGAGCCACAGGAAGAGGTGCCACGGGAGTTTTATGCTGAACTTCCTATTCAGTTACGGGTGTTTGGTGATTATCACGAGCTGGGCAATTTTATCAGCGGCCTGGCCGCGTTGCCGCGCATTGTCACCATACACGATGTATCGGTTACCCCCCGTGAGGATGGTGAGTTGGAGATGTCCGCAACCGCAAAGACTTATCGATATTTGGAAGAGGAGGCGAATTGA